A stretch of Microbulbifer bruguierae DNA encodes these proteins:
- a CDS encoding putative glycoside hydrolase, with protein sequence MTSQLYNTSERHPRSKQLMLIAALLLTPALTLAAETPNPNYVYFSAGDTPEKWAWVLSDPDNWWQPLAGNDGQSAQKKIRIVPTSFQSENDAVNIQWSKNSSWGSAAISGREIDLSGYENAAELSVALKVKKRSKSEVKLAMNCGENCGGEVQIGHILNKAPLDQWFLLPVPLNCLSQSGADLSKIISPFSIGTTGSLELEIAEIQVMPLADGDKGCAQDGQPSAP encoded by the coding sequence ATGACGAGCCAACTCTACAACACCTCTGAACGTCACCCACGCAGCAAGCAGCTTATGCTGATCGCAGCCCTACTGCTTACTCCCGCTCTCACGCTAGCCGCGGAAACGCCCAACCCCAACTACGTCTATTTCAGCGCGGGCGACACACCGGAAAAATGGGCCTGGGTATTGAGCGACCCGGACAACTGGTGGCAGCCCCTGGCCGGCAATGACGGCCAGTCTGCACAGAAAAAGATCCGCATAGTACCCACCAGCTTCCAGAGCGAAAACGACGCGGTAAATATCCAGTGGAGTAAAAATTCTTCCTGGGGCAGCGCAGCCATCAGCGGACGCGAGATAGACCTGTCCGGATATGAAAATGCCGCGGAGCTGTCCGTGGCACTGAAAGTCAAAAAGCGCAGCAAAAGTGAAGTCAAGCTCGCCATGAACTGTGGCGAGAATTGCGGCGGCGAGGTTCAGATAGGCCACATCCTCAACAAGGCCCCACTCGACCAGTGGTTCCTGTTGCCGGTGCCGCTGAACTGCCTGAGCCAGAGCGGCGCAGATCTTTCAAAAATAATCTCGCCGTTCTCCATCGGCACTACAGGCAGTCTGGAGCTGGAAATCGCCGAAATCCAGGTCATGCCGCTGGCGGATGGGGACAAGGGTTGCGCTCAAGATGGCCAACCCAGCGCTCCCTGA
- a CDS encoding GMC family oxidoreductase, with protein sequence MADLNIKSVHSNSYGAIVIGSGMSGGYAAKDLCEKGVKTLVLERGRSVVHNRDYPTTTMMPWEFKHRGEIPEDIQRENPIASRCYAFKEDAAHFFVKDNEHPYIQEKPFDWIRGYQTGGKSLMWARQVQRWSDLDFEGPARDGFAVDWPIRYKDLAPWYSKVEQFVGVAGFRDGIPHLPDGEFLPGIELTAAEKHFKSVVEGKYENRYVISGRCAHITGNREYYAKQGRTICQQRVMCQRGCPFGGYFSANSATLPWAARTGNLTLRNDSVVHSIIYDEKKQKATGVRVIDARSKEMSEYYAPLIFVNASALNTNLILLNSTSSRFPDGLGNDNGLLGKYVSFHNYRGRMTAEYDGLKAFKTHGRRPTSGYIPRFRNLHKQETDFLRGYAAGVDSTRPVDVNYDGVGEQLVANMMNPSYGPWHINSHMMGECIPREHNQVTLDSQQKDEWGMPILRVNVGYDDNDEKMIRDYQQQVAEMFDAAGFTNIQVDDDHRAPGLDIHEMGGVRMGHDPKTSLLNKHNQLHACKNVYVTDGACMTSTGTQNPSLTYMVFAARAVDHALSQLS encoded by the coding sequence ATGGCTGACCTGAATATCAAAAGCGTACATAGCAACAGCTACGGCGCCATCGTGATTGGCTCGGGAATGAGTGGCGGTTATGCGGCAAAAGACCTGTGTGAAAAAGGGGTAAAAACGCTGGTACTGGAGCGGGGGCGCAGCGTTGTCCACAACCGGGATTACCCCACTACGACCATGATGCCGTGGGAGTTCAAGCATCGCGGCGAAATACCCGAAGATATTCAACGGGAAAATCCCATTGCCAGTCGCTGTTACGCGTTCAAGGAAGACGCTGCGCACTTTTTCGTGAAGGATAATGAGCACCCGTATATTCAGGAAAAACCCTTCGACTGGATTCGTGGCTACCAGACCGGAGGCAAATCCCTGATGTGGGCGCGGCAGGTACAGCGCTGGAGCGATCTCGATTTCGAGGGCCCGGCGCGGGACGGCTTTGCGGTGGACTGGCCCATCCGCTACAAGGATCTGGCCCCCTGGTACAGCAAGGTGGAACAGTTTGTCGGTGTGGCCGGTTTTCGCGATGGTATTCCCCACCTGCCGGACGGTGAATTCCTGCCGGGCATCGAGCTGACCGCAGCGGAAAAGCATTTCAAATCCGTGGTAGAAGGCAAATACGAAAACCGTTATGTGATCAGCGGGCGCTGCGCGCACATCACCGGCAATAGGGAATATTACGCAAAGCAGGGCCGTACCATCTGCCAGCAGCGGGTTATGTGCCAGCGGGGTTGCCCGTTCGGAGGCTATTTCAGCGCGAACTCGGCAACGCTGCCCTGGGCCGCGCGCACCGGCAATCTCACCCTCCGAAATGATTCCGTGGTCCACTCGATTATTTACGATGAGAAAAAACAGAAAGCCACCGGTGTGCGCGTCATCGACGCCCGCAGTAAGGAGATGAGCGAATACTACGCGCCGCTGATCTTCGTCAACGCCAGCGCGCTGAATACCAACCTGATCCTTCTCAACTCCACTTCATCCCGTTTTCCCGATGGCCTCGGCAACGACAACGGCCTGCTCGGGAAATATGTAAGCTTCCACAACTACCGCGGCCGGATGACCGCAGAATACGATGGCCTCAAGGCATTCAAAACCCACGGTCGCCGCCCCACCAGTGGCTATATCCCACGCTTTCGCAACCTGCACAAACAGGAAACCGATTTCCTGCGCGGCTACGCTGCCGGTGTCGACAGCACCCGGCCGGTAGATGTCAATTACGATGGCGTGGGCGAACAGCTCGTTGCCAATATGATGAACCCGTCCTACGGGCCGTGGCACATCAACTCCCATATGATGGGCGAATGCATTCCCCGCGAGCACAACCAGGTCACCCTAGATTCTCAACAGAAGGACGAATGGGGCATGCCAATTCTTCGGGTAAATGTGGGCTACGACGATAACGATGAAAAAATGATTCGTGACTATCAACAGCAGGTCGCGGAAATGTTCGACGCTGCCGGCTTTACCAATATCCAGGTAGACGATGACCACCGCGCACCCGGCCTCGATATTCACGAAATGGGCGGCGTACGCATGGGGCACGACCCGAAAACCTCCCTGCTCAATAAACACAACCAGCTCCACGCCTGTAAAAACGTCTACGTCACTGACGGCGCCTGCATGACCTCCACGGGTACCCAGAATCCGTCATTGACCTATATGGTGTTCGCGGCACGGGCAGTGGACCATGCATTGTCACAGTTGAGCTGA
- a CDS encoding gluconate 2-dehydrogenase subunit 3 family protein, giving the protein MNRRTLLKQLALATGGLALLPVGEFAQARVLAAYDELQVTASQQMLLKKLVDTLIPSTELNGEWLKGAAELDVQDFVLVMANDCLSRVDQIKFIAGMRLFDDFPSGVGRTGAGRPRFSELDRANSERALADIWGHSDPENQAVQVVQYFLNTSKWYTIQGYLNSEYVMTELMPYQLVPGPVFDGDKKIDPDAKVNIHG; this is encoded by the coding sequence ATGAACAGAAGAACCCTACTCAAACAACTGGCACTGGCCACCGGCGGTCTCGCTCTGTTACCGGTTGGCGAATTCGCCCAGGCGCGTGTGCTCGCGGCCTACGACGAATTACAGGTGACTGCCAGCCAGCAGATGTTGCTAAAAAAACTCGTGGATACCCTGATTCCATCCACAGAGCTGAACGGCGAATGGCTCAAGGGCGCAGCCGAGCTGGATGTGCAGGATTTCGTGCTGGTGATGGCTAACGACTGCCTGAGCCGTGTCGATCAGATTAAGTTTATCGCCGGAATGCGATTGTTCGATGACTTTCCCTCTGGCGTTGGCCGCACTGGAGCAGGGCGGCCGCGCTTCAGCGAGCTGGACCGCGCCAACAGCGAGCGTGCACTGGCAGATATCTGGGGTCACAGCGACCCAGAAAATCAGGCAGTGCAGGTGGTGCAGTATTTTCTCAACACCAGCAAGTGGTACACGATACAGGGATACCTCAACTCCGAATACGTCATGACTGAACTGATGCCCTACCAGCTGGTCCCGGGGCCGGTGTTCGATGGCGATAAAAAAATTGATCCGGACGCGAAGGTGAATATCCATGGCTGA
- a CDS encoding sugar phosphate isomerase/epimerase family protein, giving the protein MNRSINRREFLAMTCAALAATAAGLTQAGSPMQAQVRGVQLYTVRALMEKSVSATLKALAGIGYQQVEFAGYFEEKPAELRKILLGEGLISPAAHLQLSQLREGLQQHLDAAAEVGHQFLVLPWIGESERSEDGYKRLADDLNRWGELCRSAGLRMAYHNHDFEFVTSNDFEPYQWLLDNTDPALVSFEMDLFWLRKAQRDPLDYFRKHPGRFPLWHVKDMDVAGNMVDVGAGIIDFKQFLAAADQSGYRFGFVEHDQPKDPLASVTASFTTARSWNRG; this is encoded by the coding sequence ATGAACAGATCCATCAATCGCCGGGAGTTTCTCGCCATGACCTGTGCCGCCCTCGCCGCCACCGCAGCTGGCCTTACCCAAGCAGGCTCGCCGATGCAGGCCCAGGTGCGAGGAGTGCAGCTGTACACCGTACGCGCCCTGATGGAGAAAAGTGTTTCGGCCACATTAAAGGCGCTGGCGGGAATCGGTTATCAGCAGGTGGAGTTTGCCGGTTACTTTGAAGAAAAGCCCGCGGAACTGCGCAAAATTCTCCTGGGAGAAGGGCTGATTTCTCCGGCTGCACACCTGCAACTGTCGCAGTTACGGGAAGGGCTCCAGCAGCATTTGGATGCGGCGGCAGAAGTGGGGCATCAGTTCCTGGTATTACCGTGGATCGGAGAAAGTGAGCGTAGCGAAGATGGTTACAAGCGCCTGGCGGACGATCTCAACCGCTGGGGCGAACTGTGCCGCAGCGCGGGTCTGCGTATGGCTTATCACAATCACGATTTCGAATTTGTCACCAGCAATGATTTCGAGCCGTATCAGTGGCTGCTGGATAACACCGACCCGGCGCTGGTGAGTTTTGAGATGGATCTGTTCTGGCTGCGCAAGGCGCAGCGGGATCCACTGGATTATTTCCGTAAACATCCGGGCCGTTTCCCGCTCTGGCACGTCAAAGATATGGACGTTGCCGGAAATATGGTGGATGTCGGTGCGGGAATCATTGATTTCAAGCAGTTCCTTGCCGCAGCAGATCAATCCGGCTATCGGTTTGGTTTTGTGGAACATGATCAACCCAAGGATCCACTGGCCTCCGTCACCGCAAGTTTCACTACAGCGCGGAGTTGGAACAGGGGGTGA
- a CDS encoding LacI family DNA-binding transcriptional regulator — protein sequence MSNIRTVARLAGVSVATVSRTLAKPDLVSPRTRKKVLAAVDEAGYKPNLMAVQFRSRRTHNLVVLVPTIANPFFSRVITGIQERAREAGYQVLLCNTLGREEIERDYARMVQNFQADGVIQLRAFDPFSGLDEAEKGEGKVKGKGKVRGKAGDQLPPMVNACEVMRDCGYPSVQLNNRAAARAITDHLVRLGHRRIGLIKGPQRSPLTLERVAGYREALEAAGIAFDDSLLCPGDFTLQSGHRAAGTLITRDNPPTAIFCENDEMALGAMQRIKQAGLRVPQDISVAGFDDIAYASYSDPALTTIAQPAEEFGATAAQLLIDQLETASSGEPAQVVLPYDLKVRDSTGPAP from the coding sequence ATGTCGAATATCCGTACCGTGGCCAGGTTGGCGGGAGTTTCTGTGGCCACGGTTTCCCGTACCCTGGCGAAACCGGATCTGGTATCTCCGCGCACCCGCAAGAAGGTCCTCGCCGCCGTGGACGAGGCGGGCTACAAACCCAACCTGATGGCGGTGCAGTTCCGCTCCCGCCGCACTCACAATCTGGTGGTACTGGTGCCCACCATTGCCAACCCGTTCTTTTCGCGGGTGATTACCGGAATTCAGGAGCGCGCGCGGGAGGCTGGCTATCAGGTGCTGCTGTGCAACACCCTGGGGCGTGAGGAAATCGAGCGCGATTACGCGCGTATGGTGCAGAATTTCCAGGCGGATGGAGTGATTCAGTTGCGCGCATTCGATCCCTTTTCCGGGCTGGATGAGGCCGAAAAAGGAGAGGGGAAAGTAAAAGGGAAGGGCAAGGTGAGGGGTAAAGCCGGGGACCAGTTGCCGCCCATGGTTAATGCCTGTGAAGTGATGCGTGATTGCGGTTATCCGTCGGTACAACTGAATAACCGCGCGGCCGCCCGCGCCATCACCGATCATCTGGTGCGCCTCGGTCACCGGCGTATCGGACTGATCAAGGGCCCCCAGCGCAGCCCGCTGACCCTCGAGCGGGTTGCCGGTTACCGCGAGGCGCTGGAGGCGGCCGGTATCGCTTTTGATGACTCCCTGCTGTGTCCGGGTGACTTCACCCTGCAGTCCGGCCACCGCGCCGCCGGTACCCTGATCACCCGCGACAACCCGCCCACCGCCATTTTTTGCGAGAACGACGAAATGGCGCTGGGCGCAATGCAGCGGATCAAACAGGCGGGGCTGCGGGTGCCGCAAGACATCTCTGTGGCCGGGTTCGACGATATTGCCTATGCGTCTTATAGCGACCCGGCCCTGACCACAATCGCCCAGCCGGCGGAGGAGTTCGGAGCGACCGCGGCGCAGCTGTTGATTGATCAACTGGAAACTGCCAGCAGTGGTGAGCCCGCCCAGGTGGTGCTGCCTTACGATCTCAAGGTACGCGACAGCACCGGGCCGGCGCCCTGA
- a CDS encoding Gfo/Idh/MocA family protein, producing MRQPDNKLRLGMVGGGEGAFIGAVHRAAANLDGRIRLVCGNFSREPDNNQRTGASLGLTANRVYPDWPSMIRAEAALPESERMQALSIVTPNQLHVPITEAALDAGFHVFCEKPAGITLAEVTRLQRRLAASDRHYGLAHTYLGYPLVHQARHMVRNGKLGQIRKIYADYRQGWLAGGLEYSGNKQAGWRTDPSQAGASGCMADIGTHTFGLAEFVSGHKITRLCAELHSHIDGRQLDDDGSALFRTDGGASGVLTASQVCAGEENDLTLRIYGEHGGLEWHQMQPDTLVHRRANGDIHLLRAGTDREYLLPTTRHSLRLPAGHPEGYLEAMANLYRDFASAILDGTPCAIPGIDNGLRGMAFIDAMLRSGGHWTELEIPSTEPHTTGVKA from the coding sequence GTGAGGCAGCCCGACAACAAGCTGCGCCTGGGAATGGTTGGCGGCGGTGAGGGCGCGTTTATCGGCGCGGTACACCGGGCCGCGGCCAATCTCGACGGACGCATCCGGCTGGTGTGTGGCAACTTCAGCCGCGAGCCCGACAACAACCAGCGCACCGGCGCCAGCCTGGGCCTCACCGCCAACCGCGTGTATCCGGATTGGCCGAGCATGATCCGCGCCGAAGCCGCCCTGCCTGAAAGCGAGCGTATGCAGGCGCTCAGTATCGTCACCCCCAATCAATTGCATGTCCCCATTACCGAAGCCGCACTGGATGCTGGCTTCCACGTATTCTGTGAAAAACCCGCCGGCATCACCCTCGCGGAAGTCACCAGACTGCAGCGCCGGCTCGCCGCCAGTGACCGCCACTACGGTCTGGCCCATACCTACCTTGGCTACCCACTGGTCCATCAGGCGCGGCACATGGTGCGCAATGGCAAACTGGGTCAGATACGCAAAATTTATGCGGACTACCGCCAGGGCTGGCTCGCCGGCGGACTGGAATACAGCGGCAACAAACAGGCGGGCTGGCGCACTGATCCTTCCCAGGCCGGGGCCAGTGGCTGCATGGCGGATATCGGCACCCACACCTTCGGGCTCGCCGAATTTGTCAGCGGCCACAAAATCACCCGACTGTGCGCAGAACTGCACTCCCATATCGATGGCCGCCAGCTGGACGACGATGGCTCCGCGCTGTTTCGCACCGATGGCGGCGCCAGCGGCGTACTGACCGCCAGCCAGGTGTGTGCCGGCGAGGAAAACGACCTGACCCTGCGCATCTACGGCGAACACGGCGGCCTCGAGTGGCACCAGATGCAGCCAGACACCCTGGTTCACCGCAGAGCCAATGGCGATATCCACCTGCTGCGCGCCGGCACCGATCGTGAATACCTGCTGCCGACCACCCGCCACAGCCTGCGCCTGCCCGCCGGGCACCCGGAAGGCTATCTCGAAGCCATGGCCAACCTTTACCGGGATTTCGCCAGCGCCATTCTTGACGGAACCCCCTGCGCGATACCCGGTATCGACAACGGTCTGCGCGGCATGGCATTTATCGACGCCATGCTCCGCAGTGGCGGCCACTGGACCGAACTGGAAATACCCTCCACTGAACCGCACACCACAGGGGTAAAGGCATGA
- a CDS encoding sugar phosphate isomerase/epimerase family protein has product MNETGKPTAQKAQIAQIKGPALFLAQFMGEQPPFDNLADICRWAASLGYRGVQIPSNDARCMNLRLAAESQDYCDELRGTCAQAGVEITELSTHLQGQLVAVHPAYDELFDNFAPAELRGNPRARTDWAVEQLLLAARASQRLGLSAHATFSGALLWHLVYPWPQRPAGLVEQGFAELARRWRPILDAFDEAGVDVCYEIHPGEDLHDGASFEQFLRAVDQHPRAKILYDPSHFVLQQLDYLDFIDRYHARIGMFHVKDAEFRPDGRAGVYGGYQGWTERPGRFRSLGDGQVDFRGIFSKLTQYGFDGWAVVEWECCLKHPEDGAREGAQFVREHLIRRADKAFDDFAGGASDSARNARILGIGD; this is encoded by the coding sequence ATGAACGAAACCGGAAAACCAACTGCGCAGAAAGCCCAGATAGCTCAGATAAAAGGACCCGCGCTGTTTCTTGCGCAGTTCATGGGTGAACAACCGCCCTTCGACAATCTTGCCGATATCTGCCGCTGGGCCGCCTCTCTCGGCTACCGTGGTGTGCAGATTCCGAGCAACGACGCCCGCTGTATGAACCTGAGACTGGCCGCGGAAAGCCAGGACTATTGCGATGAACTGCGCGGGACCTGTGCCCAGGCGGGAGTAGAAATCACGGAACTGTCCACCCACCTGCAGGGACAACTGGTGGCCGTGCACCCGGCCTATGACGAGCTGTTCGACAACTTCGCCCCGGCGGAACTACGCGGCAATCCCCGCGCGCGCACCGACTGGGCGGTGGAACAACTGCTGCTCGCGGCCAGGGCCAGTCAGCGCCTCGGCCTCAGCGCCCACGCGACATTTTCCGGCGCCTTGCTGTGGCACCTGGTGTACCCCTGGCCGCAGAGACCCGCAGGACTGGTAGAGCAGGGTTTTGCGGAACTGGCGCGGCGCTGGCGGCCGATTCTCGACGCCTTCGACGAGGCCGGCGTGGACGTCTGCTATGAAATCCACCCCGGTGAAGACCTCCACGACGGCGCCTCCTTCGAACAGTTCCTGCGCGCAGTGGATCAGCACCCAAGGGCAAAAATTCTCTACGATCCAAGCCACTTTGTGCTGCAGCAACTGGACTATCTGGACTTCATCGATCGCTACCATGCGCGCATCGGCATGTTTCATGTGAAGGATGCGGAGTTCCGTCCCGATGGCCGTGCCGGTGTCTACGGCGGCTATCAGGGCTGGACCGAGCGCCCCGGGCGTTTCCGCTCCCTGGGTGACGGCCAGGTAGATTTCAGAGGTATTTTCAGCAAGCTCACCCAGTACGGATTTGACGGCTGGGCGGTGGTGGAGTGGGAGTGCTGCCTCAAGCACCCGGAAGATGGCGCGCGGGAGGGCGCGCAGTTTGTACGCGAGCACCTGATCCGCCGCGCGGACAAAGCCTTCGACGATTTTGCCGGCGGCGCCAGTGATAGTGCGCGCAATGCGCGGATTCTTGGTATTGGCGACTAA
- a CDS encoding MFS transporter: MNKSDPKQYPTQYRNSRLFLIGVLALVAAAMSASLRATVAGDIKGELFDTIDLAHSATLIAESLGVAFLGFAFTLFIVSPLLDLLGMRRVVMASGLCLGGGTLLTICAPLVDGMDAYWLVWSGMLLCGIGWGCAEGSVNPMTTALYPEDKTHRLNVVHAWWPAGMIFGGVAGVAMGAFDVPWQFALALVLLPALAVVVLSIGIEFPPTERAASGISMKEMFLEILRRPSFLLWFAAMFLTAASELAPGQWVDLALTQKVGFRGILLLVYVSGLMFVMRHFAGPLAHRLSNAGLLWISSLLAAIGLFLLSRADGAVTALVAATVWGIGVCFMWPTMLASVSERYPRGGSLMIGLVGSAGAASIYFVLPMLGAFYDQVKQELAGGSDGLAQLSTTALADIEGLAAAESFALVALLPLALLLIFGAVWLYDRRAKSTQRVATA; encoded by the coding sequence ATGAATAAGTCCGACCCAAAGCAGTACCCCACACAATACCGCAACAGCCGCCTCTTTCTGATCGGGGTACTCGCCCTGGTTGCCGCCGCCATGAGCGCTTCCCTGCGCGCCACTGTGGCCGGGGATATCAAGGGCGAGCTGTTCGACACCATCGACCTCGCACACTCTGCCACACTGATTGCGGAATCTCTCGGGGTGGCATTTCTCGGCTTCGCCTTCACCCTGTTTATCGTCAGCCCGCTACTGGACCTGCTCGGCATGCGCCGGGTAGTGATGGCCTCGGGGCTGTGTCTGGGCGGCGGCACCCTGCTCACCATCTGCGCACCACTTGTGGACGGCATGGATGCCTACTGGCTGGTGTGGAGCGGCATGCTGCTGTGCGGCATCGGCTGGGGCTGCGCCGAAGGCTCTGTGAATCCCATGACCACCGCGCTGTATCCGGAAGATAAAACCCACCGCCTGAACGTGGTCCACGCCTGGTGGCCGGCAGGCATGATTTTCGGTGGCGTAGCCGGAGTCGCCATGGGCGCGTTTGATGTGCCCTGGCAGTTCGCCCTCGCGCTGGTGTTGCTGCCGGCACTGGCGGTGGTGGTCCTGTCCATCGGCATCGAATTCCCGCCCACCGAGCGCGCCGCCAGCGGCATCAGCATGAAGGAAATGTTTCTGGAAATTCTGCGCCGCCCGAGTTTTCTACTGTGGTTCGCGGCAATGTTTCTCACCGCCGCCTCCGAGCTGGCTCCCGGCCAGTGGGTGGACCTGGCACTGACCCAGAAAGTGGGCTTCCGCGGTATTCTGTTACTGGTATATGTGAGCGGCCTGATGTTTGTGATGCGCCACTTTGCCGGACCACTCGCGCACCGCCTGTCCAATGCCGGGCTGCTGTGGATATCCAGCCTGCTGGCGGCCATCGGCCTGTTCCTGCTGTCCCGCGCAGACGGTGCGGTAACCGCGCTGGTTGCGGCAACCGTATGGGGTATCGGCGTGTGCTTTATGTGGCCGACCATGCTCGCCAGCGTATCCGAACGCTATCCCCGCGGCGGCTCACTGATGATCGGTCTGGTAGGCTCCGCCGGTGCGGCGTCCATCTACTTTGTACTGCCCATGCTGGGCGCCTTCTACGATCAGGTAAAGCAGGAACTGGCCGGCGGCAGCGACGGGCTTGCGCAACTGTCGACAACAGCACTGGCGGACATTGAGGGGCTGGCGGCGGCGGAGTCTTTCGCTCTGGTGGCGCTGTTGCCGCTGGCGCTGCTGCTGATCTTCGGCGCGGTGTGGCTCTACGACCGCCGCGCCAAATCCACACAGCGGGTGGCCACCGCCTGA
- a CDS encoding alpha/beta hydrolase family protein → MMTRTRNTFSAWLFIAALFIPFSSVHAATSSAVSVRDYGVLPKVSMMALSPDGDKIAYRIAEGERDMIVVYDLARGKHKAGLNLADSDINMHGLYFATDDELIIIGGEVRRVLGYRGDLDLSTAYAYNVEDNNIRQLLTPGDVIYKGQEGLGRIAGLSPDRKYVYMPAYVADDRMDHSPRMSLMRVDLDSPRRPRVHFKGKEDSLDFFVDAEGEVLVHEIFDNRYNRHKLLVRDGDDWRELYREDTDIRSINVVGMTPARDALVVVGTNSDIGRDDYYTLSLETGEFTNMGFGRDDADIEYTYKGLDRIVWGVRYSGFTPEYRFFDEELDKRVQDIRAMFPEHFVQLRDWSSDWRDLLVYVEGAGDSGTFYKFSADEPPTALAAARPKIKSENIHPIGRMNFRARDGLIIPNLLTIPRERVANMKNLPAVILPHGGPASYDQMRFDWLAQSLASRGYLVVQPQFRGSSGFGIEHEKAGRGEWGGKMQDDLTDAVGVLVKKGIVDPQRICIVGASYGGYAALAGGAFTPELYRCVVSINGVADLEDMIEYEEREHGDDHWIVAYWQKNIGNGEASDKDLKAISPANFAKNFVAPVLLIHGEDDLNVPFKQSNTMYKQLRRAEKDVKLIELKGETHNLMQSETRLEAVEAMVAFVDKYLQPADTQ, encoded by the coding sequence ATGATGACGAGAACCCGCAACACCTTCTCGGCGTGGCTTTTTATCGCTGCGCTATTTATTCCTTTTTCTTCGGTTCATGCCGCCACCTCTTCGGCCGTCAGCGTCCGTGATTACGGTGTGCTGCCCAAGGTCAGCATGATGGCGCTGTCTCCGGACGGCGACAAAATTGCCTACCGCATTGCCGAGGGCGAGCGCGATATGATCGTGGTGTACGACCTGGCCAGGGGGAAGCACAAGGCGGGGCTCAATCTCGCGGATTCGGACATCAATATGCACGGTCTGTATTTCGCGACCGATGACGAACTCATCATTATTGGCGGCGAAGTGCGGCGCGTGTTGGGGTACCGGGGGGATCTTGATCTCAGCACCGCTTACGCCTACAACGTCGAGGACAACAACATCCGCCAGTTGTTGACTCCCGGAGATGTCATTTACAAGGGACAGGAGGGGCTTGGCCGGATAGCCGGACTGTCTCCGGACCGCAAATACGTGTACATGCCGGCCTATGTGGCCGATGACAGAATGGACCATTCACCGCGCATGTCGCTGATGCGGGTGGATCTGGATTCTCCGCGCCGTCCCCGGGTGCATTTCAAGGGCAAGGAAGACTCGCTCGATTTTTTTGTCGATGCCGAGGGTGAAGTCCTGGTGCATGAAATTTTCGACAACCGCTATAACCGTCACAAATTGCTGGTTCGCGACGGCGATGACTGGCGCGAACTGTACCGTGAAGATACCGATATCCGCAGTATCAATGTGGTAGGGATGACTCCCGCTCGAGATGCTCTGGTAGTGGTGGGTACCAACAGTGATATCGGTCGCGACGATTACTACACCCTGTCCCTGGAAACCGGTGAATTCACCAATATGGGGTTTGGCCGTGACGATGCGGATATCGAATATACCTACAAAGGCCTCGACCGGATTGTCTGGGGGGTGCGCTACTCTGGATTCACCCCGGAATATCGTTTCTTCGACGAAGAACTCGACAAGCGGGTTCAGGATATTCGCGCGATGTTTCCTGAGCACTTTGTGCAACTGCGGGACTGGAGCAGCGACTGGCGCGACCTGCTTGTGTATGTAGAGGGGGCCGGTGATTCGGGAACCTTTTACAAGTTCAGTGCGGACGAGCCACCCACGGCGCTGGCCGCCGCGCGCCCGAAAATCAAGTCGGAAAATATTCATCCCATCGGCCGTATGAACTTTCGTGCCCGCGATGGCCTGATTATTCCCAACCTGCTTACCATCCCGCGGGAACGTGTGGCGAATATGAAAAACCTGCCGGCGGTGATACTGCCTCATGGCGGCCCCGCATCCTATGACCAGATGCGTTTTGACTGGCTGGCCCAATCCCTGGCCAGTCGCGGCTATCTGGTGGTGCAACCCCAGTTCCGCGGCTCAAGCGGCTTTGGTATCGAGCATGAAAAGGCTGGTCGCGGTGAGTGGGGTGGAAAGATGCAGGATGATCTCACCGATGCCGTGGGCGTGCTGGTGAAAAAAGGCATTGTCGATCCGCAACGGATCTGTATCGTCGGCGCGAGTTACGGCGGCTATGCAGCGCTCGCTGGTGGCGCATTTACTCCGGAACTTTATCGCTGCGTGGTTTCCATCAATGGCGTTGCCGACCTGGAAGACATGATCGAATATGAAGAGCGAGAGCATGGCGACGACCACTGGATCGTAGCCTACTGGCAGAAGAATATCGGCAATGGAGAAGCATCGGATAAAGATCTTAAGGCCATATCACCGGCGAACTTTGCCAAAAATTTCGTGGCTCCCGTATTGTTGATTCACGGTGAAGATGATCTCAATGTGCCCTTCAAGCAGTCGAATACTATGTACAAGCAGCTGCGACGGGCAGAAAAGGACGTGAAACTGATCGAGCTGAAAGGGGAGACACATAACCTGATGCAGAGCGAGACCCGCCTGGAAGCCGTGGAGGCGATGGTGGCGTTTGTGGATAAATATCTACAGCCTGCCGATACCCAGTAA